A window of the Cucurbita pepo subsp. pepo cultivar mu-cu-16 chromosome LG01, ASM280686v2, whole genome shotgun sequence genome harbors these coding sequences:
- the LOC111811047 gene encoding NADH dehydrogenase [ubiquinone] 1 beta subcomplex subunit 7-like, producing MEVQGSSKKMIATQAEMVEARVPIPYRDQCAHLLIPLNKCRQSEFYLPWKCENERHSYEKCEYELVMERMLQMQKIREEEAKFKKGIPLIPKTANV from the coding sequence ATGGAAGTCCAGGGATCCTCGAAGAAGATGATAGCGACGCAGGCTGAGATGGTGGAGGCTAGGGTTCCAATTCCTTATAGAGACCAGTGCGCTCACTTGTTGATCCCTCTTAATAAGTGCCGCCAATCCGAGTTCTACCTCCCATGGAAATGCGAAAACGAGCGCCATTCCTACGAGAAATGTGAATATGAGCTCGTTATGGAGAGGATGCTTCAGATGCAGAAGATCCGTGAGGAGGAGGCCAAATTCAAGAAGGGTATTCCTCTCATTCCCAAGACTGCCAATGTATGA